A DNA window from Thermosynechococcaceae cyanobacterium Okahandja contains the following coding sequences:
- the prmC gene encoding peptide chain release factor N(5)-glutamine methyltransferase: MIRVSSENKSQLCSVSGHALWQWWQWACECIPEAEKNTGRAELKRFLLALSDLTPLDLALHTYQSQPNVALRLPLEALSDRWRQRWQERIPLQYLIGRAYWRHLELTVTPGVLIPRPETEELLDWLARWVPRQQQQGHWLDLGTGSGAIALGLAHLWPQVQVHAVDQSPDALAVAQINIQRYQMVERIHCHQGNWFEPIAHLKGQVQGIVSNPPYIPTALLAHLQPEVQYHEPHLALDGGRDGLTAVRHLVQTAPEYLLPQGWLFIELMAGQGEAAMAIATATHGYQAVQILPDLNQQDRFLMAQRR; encoded by the coding sequence GTGATACGAGTATCCTCAGAAAACAAGTCTCAATTATGTTCAGTTAGCGGTCATGCCCTGTGGCAGTGGTGGCAATGGGCCTGTGAGTGCATTCCCGAGGCAGAAAAAAACACCGGTCGCGCTGAACTCAAACGGTTTTTGCTTGCCCTGAGTGACTTAACACCCCTCGATCTGGCGCTGCACACCTACCAGAGTCAGCCCAATGTCGCGTTGAGGCTACCCCTTGAGGCACTCAGCGATCGCTGGCGCCAACGCTGGCAAGAACGAATACCGCTGCAATACCTAATCGGGCGTGCCTACTGGCGGCATCTGGAATTAACGGTGACCCCCGGTGTGCTCATTCCCCGCCCCGAAACGGAGGAGCTGCTGGATTGGCTAGCTCGATGGGTACCACGGCAGCAGCAGCAGGGACACTGGTTAGATTTAGGTACCGGCAGCGGCGCGATCGCCCTAGGGTTGGCGCACCTCTGGCCACAGGTTCAGGTACACGCGGTGGATCAAAGTCCTGATGCCCTTGCGGTGGCTCAGATCAACATTCAGCGCTACCAAATGGTGGAGCGCATTCACTGCCATCAAGGGAACTGGTTTGAGCCAATCGCCCACCTCAAAGGTCAGGTGCAGGGCATTGTCAGTAACCCGCCCTATATTCCTACGGCCCTGCTGGCTCACCTACAACCGGAAGTACAGTACCATGAACCACACCTTGCCCTCGATGGCGGCAGGGATGGCCTCACCGCCGTCCGTCATTTGGTGCAAACCGCGCCGGAGTATCTGCTGCCCCAGGGTTGGCTGTTTATTGAGCTGATGGCAGGCCAAGGAGAGGCGGCGATGGCGATCGCGACGGCCACCCATGGGTATCAGGCCGTGCAAATCCTGCCGGATCTCAATCAGCAGGATCGCTTTTTGATGGCGCAGCGCCGCTAG
- the ftsH gene encoding ATP-dependent zinc metalloprotease FtsH — protein MKHGQRISQRLSQLALVVGLSLTPTNVGLAQSSNTETVSYSQFIAELKAGEISSVELYQEQRLAKFRRKDQSEKSPASEVLLFDRNPELVELLRQVSVKYNTSVRVVPSGSDSAVVGVISNLLLGFFLLILFLMILRRASGGVGGPGQILNFGKSRARFQMEAQTGVTFEDVAGIEEAKEELQEVVTFLKSAEKFTSIGARIPKGVLLVGPPGTGKTLLAKAIAGEAGVPFFSISGSEFVEMFVGVGASRVRDLFKKAKENAPCLVFIDEIDAVGRQRGAGIGGGNDEREQTLNQLLTEMDGFEGNTGIIVIAATNRPDVLDAALLRPGRFDRQITVDLPSYKGRLQILQVHARDKKIAADVSLEAIARRTPGFSGAELANLLNEAAILTARRRKSAITNTEIDDAIDRVTIGMTLTPLLDSKKKWLIAYHEVGHALLMTLLKHADPLNKVTIIPRSGGVGGFAQQIFDEERVDSGLYTRAWLLDEITILLGGRAAELEIFGDAEVTIGASSDLRAVANLAREMVTRYGMSDLGHLALETSGNEVFLGRDLMPRSEYSEAVAVQIDHQVREIVMHCYDIARKLIREHRVAIDKLVELLLEKETIDGDEFRALVRQYTHLPVKEPAWKAMGLTMSPFIF, from the coding sequence ATGAAACACGGTCAACGTATTTCCCAGCGACTCAGTCAACTCGCCTTAGTGGTGGGCTTATCATTAACCCCGACAAATGTTGGGCTAGCCCAGTCCAGCAATACCGAGACCGTGTCCTACAGCCAGTTTATTGCCGAACTGAAGGCAGGGGAAATCAGTTCCGTTGAGCTTTACCAGGAGCAACGCCTTGCCAAGTTTCGCCGTAAGGATCAGTCGGAAAAGTCCCCCGCCAGCGAAGTCTTACTCTTTGACCGCAATCCAGAACTGGTAGAGTTGCTGCGGCAAGTGAGTGTTAAATACAACACCAGTGTGCGGGTGGTGCCCTCCGGGAGTGATAGCGCTGTGGTGGGGGTCATTTCTAACCTGTTGCTGGGGTTCTTCCTGCTGATTTTGTTTCTGATGATTCTGCGCCGCGCCAGTGGTGGTGTCGGTGGCCCCGGGCAAATTTTGAACTTTGGCAAGTCGCGGGCGCGCTTTCAGATGGAAGCCCAGACGGGGGTTACTTTTGAGGATGTGGCGGGCATTGAAGAGGCCAAAGAGGAACTGCAAGAGGTCGTCACCTTTTTGAAAAGCGCCGAAAAGTTTACCTCCATTGGTGCCCGCATTCCCAAGGGGGTGCTCCTGGTTGGGCCGCCCGGAACGGGTAAAACGCTTCTGGCCAAGGCGATCGCTGGCGAAGCGGGGGTGCCCTTCTTTTCCATTTCTGGCTCTGAATTTGTAGAAATGTTTGTCGGGGTGGGTGCCTCACGGGTGCGGGATCTCTTCAAAAAAGCCAAGGAGAATGCCCCCTGCTTAGTATTTATTGATGAGATTGATGCGGTGGGTCGCCAGCGCGGTGCCGGGATTGGCGGCGGCAACGATGAGCGGGAGCAAACCCTCAACCAACTGCTGACGGAAATGGATGGCTTTGAGGGGAATACGGGCATTATTGTGATTGCTGCCACCAACCGCCCCGATGTGTTAGATGCTGCCTTACTGCGCCCGGGGCGCTTTGATCGTCAAATTACGGTGGATCTGCCCAGTTACAAGGGTCGCTTGCAAATTTTGCAGGTTCACGCCCGCGATAAAAAAATTGCCGCTGATGTCTCCTTGGAGGCGATCGCCCGCCGTACGCCCGGATTTTCAGGAGCAGAACTGGCCAACCTGCTCAACGAAGCCGCGATCCTCACTGCCCGCCGCCGCAAAAGCGCCATCACCAACACGGAAATTGACGATGCCATTGATCGGGTCACGATTGGGATGACCCTGACCCCCCTGCTCGACAGCAAGAAGAAATGGCTCATTGCCTACCACGAAGTGGGACACGCATTGCTGATGACCCTACTCAAACATGCCGATCCCCTCAACAAAGTCACCATTATTCCCCGATCTGGCGGTGTGGGGGGCTTTGCCCAGCAGATCTTTGATGAAGAGCGCGTCGATAGTGGCCTTTATACCCGCGCTTGGCTCCTAGACGAAATTACAATTCTTTTGGGAGGGCGGGCTGCCGAACTCGAAATTTTTGGCGATGCCGAAGTGACCATTGGTGCCAGTAGTGATCTGCGGGCTGTGGCCAATTTAGCGCGGGAGATGGTCACCCGCTACGGCATGTCGGACTTGGGGCACCTTGCCCTTGAAACCTCCGGCAACGAAGTGTTCTTAGGTCGGGATCTGATGCCGCGCTCTGAGTATTCCGAGGCGGTGGCGGTGCAAATTGACCACCAAGTGCGGGAAATTGTTATGCACTGCTACGATATTGCCCGCAAACTGATCCGCGAGCATCGCGTGGCCATCGACAAACTGGTGGAACTGCTGCTGGAAAAAGAAACCATTGATGGGGATGAGTTCCGCGCTCTGGTTCGCCAATATACCCATTTGCCGGTGAAAGAACCCGCTTGGAAGGCCATGGGCTTGACAATGTCCCCCTTCATTTTTTAG
- a CDS encoding TIGR01777 family oxidoreductase: MATQRGGPMKVVVTGATGFVGQQVVQALVNRNDHVTALVRTPQRVPKPWLSNAQITTVVYTPKVAGDWYQAVDGADAVIHLAGEPLANGRWTASRKQEIYDSRVLGTQQLVQAIATAKERPNVLVSTSAIGYYGTSDTATFVETNAAGSDFLARVCQDWEAAAQAVTDLGLRRVILRFGIVLGHQGALAKLLPTFTLYMGGPLGSGQQWFSWIHQQDLVRLILTAIEQPAMQGVYNATAPEPLRMAEFCRVLGEVMHRPSWLPVPAVALQLLLGEAADVVLKGQRVLPERTLASGFEFQYPNATVALTDLLKSYNRGTNRNGVTE, encoded by the coding sequence ATGGCAACCCAGCGTGGAGGCCCTATGAAGGTTGTGGTGACCGGAGCAACCGGCTTTGTGGGGCAGCAGGTGGTTCAGGCATTAGTGAACCGCAACGACCACGTCACTGCCCTAGTGCGGACACCCCAGCGGGTACCGAAACCTTGGCTGAGCAATGCCCAGATAACCACTGTTGTCTACACCCCCAAAGTCGCGGGGGACTGGTATCAGGCGGTCGATGGGGCGGATGCCGTCATTCACTTGGCAGGGGAACCCCTCGCCAACGGTCGCTGGACCGCCAGCCGCAAGCAAGAAATTTACGACAGCCGCGTTCTGGGAACCCAACAACTGGTACAGGCGATCGCCACCGCAAAGGAACGCCCCAACGTTCTCGTCTCCACCTCGGCCATTGGTTACTACGGCACCAGTGACACCGCAACCTTTGTGGAAACTAACGCCGCAGGATCCGACTTTCTGGCGCGGGTGTGCCAAGACTGGGAAGCCGCCGCCCAAGCTGTAACAGACCTTGGTTTGCGACGGGTCATCCTGCGGTTTGGGATTGTGCTAGGGCATCAAGGGGCGCTCGCAAAACTGTTGCCCACCTTTACCCTTTACATGGGCGGCCCCCTCGGTTCAGGACAGCAGTGGTTTTCATGGATCCACCAGCAAGATTTAGTCCGGCTCATTTTGACCGCCATAGAACAGCCAGCCATGCAGGGGGTCTATAATGCCACCGCCCCAGAACCCCTGCGCATGGCCGAGTTCTGCCGTGTCTTAGGCGAGGTCATGCACCGTCCTTCGTGGCTGCCCGTCCCTGCTGTGGCCTTGCAGCTACTCCTAGGGGAAGCGGCAGACGTTGTGCTCAAAGGACAGCGAGTGCTCCCGGAGCGCACCCTCGCCAGTGGATTTGAGTTTCAGTACCCCAACGCCACTGTAGCGCTGACGGACCTGCTCAAAAGTTACAATAGGGGGACAAACAGGAATGGGGTTACCGAGTAG
- the mazG gene encoding nucleoside triphosphate pyrophosphohydrolase, whose product MASPLCVLTAASALEEVASLPHGGLITQIPTVAIAHQLSKQLQSHWPATTTVTLINPQHQATALSLADLETLTTAECPLQLYLPPPLPPALAQMQRLMSVVQQLRHPETGCPWDLQQTPTSLIPYILEEAYEVVHALQEGESQAIAEELGDLLLQVVLQSQLAAEADQFTLAEVAQGITEKLIRRHPHVFGSVELSTAQEVREQWEHIKASEKGEDASSPLSQTLQHYARTLPPLIAGIKIGERASRSGLDWPTISGAWEKFYEELAEFQEALLQSNPEQQSAELGDLLFSVINLARWCQLDPVQALQETYRRFIQRLELIEASIDRPLKDYNLAELETLWQQAKQQLEAKPEVTESDELSRESD is encoded by the coding sequence ATGGCCAGCCCTCTTTGTGTTCTTACTGCGGCCAGCGCCCTTGAAGAAGTCGCCTCCCTACCGCACGGGGGGTTAATTACGCAGATTCCTACCGTGGCGATCGCTCACCAACTGAGCAAGCAACTGCAATCCCACTGGCCAGCAACCACCACCGTGACCCTCATTAACCCTCAACACCAAGCAACCGCGCTTTCCCTTGCCGACCTTGAGACCCTCACCACAGCAGAGTGCCCCCTCCAGCTTTACCTGCCGCCGCCACTTCCCCCTGCTCTAGCTCAAATGCAGCGGTTGATGAGCGTTGTGCAGCAGCTTCGCCATCCTGAAACCGGTTGCCCATGGGACTTGCAGCAAACCCCTACCAGCCTGATTCCCTACATCTTGGAAGAAGCCTACGAAGTGGTTCATGCCCTACAGGAAGGGGAGTCACAGGCCATTGCCGAAGAACTAGGAGACTTACTGCTGCAGGTCGTTTTGCAAAGTCAACTGGCCGCAGAAGCCGATCAGTTCACCCTAGCAGAGGTTGCCCAAGGCATTACCGAAAAACTCATTCGCCGTCATCCCCATGTCTTTGGCAGCGTAGAGCTAAGCACCGCCCAAGAAGTGCGGGAGCAGTGGGAACACATTAAAGCCAGCGAAAAAGGTGAGGATGCCTCCTCGCCCCTCAGCCAAACATTGCAACACTATGCCCGAACCCTGCCGCCCTTAATTGCCGGCATTAAAATTGGTGAGCGAGCGAGCCGCTCCGGCTTGGACTGGCCAACGATTAGTGGCGCGTGGGAAAAATTCTACGAAGAGCTAGCAGAGTTCCAAGAAGCCCTACTCCAGAGCAACCCCGAACAACAGTCCGCCGAGTTGGGGGATCTGCTATTTAGCGTCATTAACCTTGCCCGCTGGTGCCAGCTTGACCCCGTGCAAGCCCTGCAGGAAACCTACCGCCGCTTTATCCAGCGCCTAGAACTCATCGAAGCCAGCATTGACCGCCCCCTTAAGGACTATAACTTGGCCGAGCTAGAAACCCTTTGGCAACAGGCAAAGCAACAGCTTGAGGCAAAGCCTGAGGTGACAGAGTCTGACGAGCTTTCCCGTGAGTCAGATTGA
- a CDS encoding DUF3493 domain-containing protein, translating into MPPTSPPPDELRERLRSEAQAPYRGLRRVFYGVFAASGCMGGFILGLKWLAGTAPADVGWSLVLQMGVVALMVVLWRWDQPRSPRRPSGAAPSKSDPAD; encoded by the coding sequence ATGCCTCCGACCTCCCCACCCCCCGATGAGCTACGAGAGCGACTGCGCTCAGAGGCGCAAGCCCCCTATCGCGGTCTGCGGCGGGTTTTTTATGGGGTTTTTGCCGCATCGGGATGCATGGGCGGTTTTATTCTTGGCCTGAAGTGGCTCGCCGGGACAGCGCCAGCCGATGTGGGCTGGAGTTTAGTATTACAGATGGGGGTGGTGGCCCTGATGGTAGTTCTGTGGCGCTGGGATCAACCGCGATCGCCCCGTCGCCCTAGCGGCGCTGCGCCATCAAAAAGCGATCCTGCTGATTGA
- a CDS encoding FUSC family protein, protein MQFSLAPCWLLPSRLQLKHAVKVGIASSVLATVCWNAHLKMVHYPAMGLVATMLSLNTGETLKNGWGRLGGSVLGGTCAALWISGLGLNPLAGTLAFSTALLLCETLKLPTVQNQGAAVTAMMAASSEFGQQPWDYASSRVFENCIGIVIGILVTLCLWPEHPAQTLKQITSRILTQLRNSYEDLCQGWVTGGVCQQEDSLAALVSQLQQAEATLEKSLYGIAGWVLVLQNWSDRLIGLRRLRRHLRSLSHLGPALYLSEFKQECQPLWDQLWPALAAKFAQVHAQWQGTASVLASPQPLPLFGLLHQRLTQLRQEQITKKYPLDDVIHVYQAVHIAQHIDQDLSQLQQEQPRLPVQRRPWHWRLTLHPISDDRVRRIIKASLAVAIGLVLVSWLQLPAGFYVTLSIAICFQSTLGNNIEAARQRTLGTLVGLLVTEVMIYTLGVNALSIGLGMVLIILIAGMIGIPQGYKPGAFLLIVSMMAFGATPEAYIWDRFWATQLGILIVLVVDLAFWRDTAASRLDQELQQNFRRLATLYGGLLADVTGARSVQERDALIEAIRHSYRQQLQLCRVTNLEAVVGFGLAEKRRQWNVGLSYQLALFSSYLSLDLPCRDPGRVDGILKELQPALGNLVEAIANRLGQGLAEGIHTVEPSLQALEAQVVRLRHQNRLRDYPLAAILEAFSILEVLREVGGDIDPTDSSVEDPRSEPKPA, encoded by the coding sequence ATGCAGTTTTCCTTGGCACCGTGCTGGCTTCTCCCTAGCCGCCTCCAACTTAAGCACGCGGTTAAGGTGGGCATTGCCTCCAGTGTATTGGCTACTGTGTGTTGGAATGCCCATCTGAAAATGGTGCACTATCCGGCCATGGGGTTAGTGGCCACAATGCTCTCGTTGAATACGGGTGAAACCCTGAAAAATGGCTGGGGACGACTGGGGGGCAGCGTCCTAGGGGGGACCTGCGCAGCGCTTTGGATTTCCGGCTTGGGGCTGAACCCTTTGGCGGGAACGCTGGCCTTTAGTACTGCCCTCTTGCTGTGCGAAACCCTAAAGCTGCCAACGGTCCAAAATCAGGGGGCGGCGGTAACCGCAATGATGGCGGCCAGCAGCGAGTTTGGCCAGCAACCGTGGGACTATGCCAGTAGTCGGGTCTTTGAGAACTGTATTGGCATTGTCATTGGCATTTTGGTTACCCTTTGCCTGTGGCCAGAGCACCCTGCGCAAACGCTCAAGCAGATCACAAGCCGCATTTTGACGCAGTTGCGCAATAGTTATGAAGACCTTTGCCAAGGCTGGGTGACGGGCGGTGTCTGTCAGCAGGAGGACTCCCTAGCTGCTTTGGTCAGTCAACTACAGCAGGCAGAGGCCACCCTCGAAAAATCCCTCTATGGCATTGCGGGTTGGGTGCTTGTGCTGCAAAACTGGAGCGATCGCCTGATTGGCCTGCGGCGACTGCGGCGACACTTACGCAGCCTCAGTCATCTAGGGCCTGCCCTCTATCTCAGTGAGTTCAAGCAGGAATGTCAGCCGCTTTGGGATCAGCTTTGGCCAGCCTTAGCGGCAAAATTTGCGCAGGTGCACGCGCAATGGCAGGGCACAGCGTCTGTGCTGGCATCACCGCAACCATTGCCACTGTTTGGATTACTTCACCAGCGTTTAACCCAACTGCGTCAAGAGCAAATCACGAAAAAATACCCCTTAGATGATGTCATTCACGTCTATCAAGCGGTACACATTGCCCAGCACATTGACCAAGATTTGAGCCAGTTGCAGCAGGAGCAACCGCGGCTACCGGTGCAGCGCCGTCCTTGGCACTGGCGCTTAACACTCCACCCCATCAGCGACGATCGGGTGCGCCGCATCATCAAGGCCAGCCTAGCCGTTGCCATTGGCTTAGTCTTGGTGTCATGGCTGCAACTGCCCGCTGGCTTCTATGTCACCCTTTCCATTGCTATTTGTTTCCAGTCCACCCTAGGGAACAATATAGAGGCGGCACGGCAGCGCACCTTGGGAACCTTGGTTGGGTTACTGGTTACGGAGGTGATGATTTACACCCTAGGGGTTAACGCCTTGAGTATTGGCCTAGGAATGGTGCTCATTATTCTGATTGCTGGGATGATCGGGATTCCCCAAGGCTATAAGCCCGGTGCTTTTTTGCTAATTGTCTCGATGATGGCCTTTGGTGCCACACCCGAAGCCTACATCTGGGATCGCTTTTGGGCCACTCAGTTGGGCATCCTGATTGTCCTAGTGGTTGATTTGGCCTTCTGGCGCGATACCGCTGCCTCGCGTCTCGATCAAGAACTGCAACAAAATTTCCGCCGCTTGGCAACCCTTTACGGTGGACTCCTCGCGGATGTTACGGGGGCGCGATCGGTGCAAGAGCGGGATGCCCTCATCGAAGCCATCCGCCATAGCTATCGCCAACAATTACAACTATGCCGCGTCACGAATTTAGAGGCTGTGGTGGGGTTTGGCTTGGCGGAAAAGCGCCGCCAGTGGAATGTTGGCTTGAGTTATCAACTCGCACTCTTTAGTAGCTATCTTTCCCTCGATTTACCCTGTCGTGATCCCGGCAGGGTTGATGGCATCCTCAAGGAATTACAACCCGCCCTTGGTAACTTGGTCGAGGCGATCGCCAACCGTTTAGGCCAAGGGTTGGCAGAGGGCATCCACACCGTTGAACCCTCACTACAAGCGCTAGAGGCACAAGTTGTCCGCCTGCGCCATCAGAACCGTCTCCGTGACTATCCCCTTGCTGCGATTTTGGAAGCCTTCAGTATTCTTGAAGTCCTCAGAGAGGTTGGCGGTGACATCGACCCAACTGACTCATCTGTGGAGGATCCCCGCTCTGAGCCAAAACCTGCCTAG
- a CDS encoding DMT family transporter — MLANKPPPWLIALILAAGVLAVSTAAVLVRWGSQGLGTGSFGATLGFSILLAAGRLSLAAIFLSPQLFYWPWSDLSDRNLRYALLAGVALAAHFSLWFTSLRYTSVAASTTLVTTTPIWSALIGYLWQRQTLKPRAVLGMGIALIGGGIIGWGEPTSAAASHPLLGNSLALAAAWAVSLYFLWSQCAQAAGLQIHRYALIAYSTAAVVLLPMPLLLGVSYVGWPPRLYLAILLLALIPQLVGHTSLNWGVRWLSPTWVTLLVLAEPLAASGFALLLFGEVPAPSVLVGGGIVLAGLTISLWPASASHLG; from the coding sequence ATGTTGGCAAATAAGCCACCCCCTTGGTTGATTGCCCTGATCTTGGCAGCGGGAGTGCTGGCCGTCTCAACCGCCGCGGTACTCGTGCGTTGGGGCAGCCAAGGGCTGGGGACAGGCTCCTTTGGTGCCACCCTCGGTTTTAGTATATTGTTGGCGGCGGGGCGGCTGTCCTTAGCCGCTATCTTTCTGTCCCCCCAACTGTTTTACTGGCCTTGGTCTGACCTGAGCGATCGCAACCTGCGTTACGCCCTCTTGGCCGGGGTTGCCTTGGCCGCCCACTTTAGCCTCTGGTTTACCTCCCTGCGCTACACGTCAGTGGCCGCCTCCACCACCCTTGTGACCACCACCCCCATCTGGTCGGCGCTGATCGGTTACCTGTGGCAGCGCCAAACCCTAAAACCGCGGGCGGTACTCGGCATGGGGATTGCCTTGATCGGGGGTGGCATAATTGGTTGGGGCGAACCCACCAGTGCCGCCGCCAGTCATCCCCTGCTGGGGAATAGCTTAGCCTTGGCCGCTGCTTGGGCAGTTAGCCTGTACTTCCTGTGGAGCCAGTGTGCCCAAGCGGCGGGGCTACAGATCCATCGCTACGCCCTCATTGCCTACTCCACCGCTGCCGTGGTTTTACTGCCCATGCCACTGCTGCTGGGGGTATCGTACGTCGGTTGGCCGCCAAGGCTGTATCTGGCGATTCTGCTGCTGGCGCTCATTCCCCAGTTAGTTGGCCACACCAGCTTGAATTGGGGGGTGCGCTGGCTCTCGCCCACTTGGGTTACCCTCCTGGTGCTGGCGGAACCCTTAGCCGCCAGTGGGTTTGCGCTGCTGTTGTTTGGCGAAGTGCCCGCTCCATCGGTTCTGGTGGGGGGCGGCATTGTCCTAGCGGGACTGACCATTTCCCTGTGGCCGGCCTCGGCCAGCCATTTAGGGTGA
- a CDS encoding aspartate kinase — MGLIVQKYGGTSVGSVERIQAVARRVQATVAAGHQVVVVVSAMGKTTDTLVQLAREISEHPSQREMDMLLSTGEQVSIALLTMALHALGESAISLTGAQVGIVTEPAHTRARILHIETQRLERHLKSGQIVVVAGFQGITADADFEVTTLGRGGSDTSAVALAAALRADCCEIYTDVPGILTTDPRLVPTAQLMSEITCDEMLELASLGAKVLHPRAVEIARNYGVDLVVRSSWSEDPGTRVVAPARSPRPVENLELGKPVDGVALDTDQAKVALLRVADRPGIAAQLFGELARQNLDVDLIIQSIHEGQTNDIAFTVQKAVLKQAEAVATAFYPRLNPHQVAHETDVLVDRDIAKVSITGAGMIGRPGVAAQMFSALAAAGINLQMISTSEVNVSCTVAAADAGRAIAVLAQTFEVDAEPALPQEPIAAPPVRGVALDAKQARLAIRDVPDRPGMAAAIFQSLADAGISVDMIIQSQRSRSLAGVMSRDIAFTVAAADADRAEGLLQGLQAKLGYTDVLVDREIAKVSIVGVGMIHRPGIAARMFAALAHENINIQMIATSEIRVSCVVAAAEGVRALQAVHTAFGLDGEAPIAIPHVGK, encoded by the coding sequence ATGGGACTGATTGTACAAAAGTACGGCGGCACCTCCGTCGGTAGTGTAGAGCGCATCCAAGCGGTAGCACGGCGCGTCCAAGCAACGGTGGCAGCGGGGCACCAAGTGGTGGTGGTGGTCTCCGCTATGGGTAAAACCACCGATACCCTTGTGCAACTGGCGCGGGAAATTAGCGAACACCCCAGCCAGCGGGAAATGGATATGCTGCTGTCAACGGGGGAGCAGGTGTCCATTGCCCTGCTGACGATGGCACTCCATGCCCTTGGTGAGTCGGCCATTTCTTTGACGGGCGCGCAAGTGGGGATCGTGACTGAACCGGCCCATACCCGGGCGCGGATTCTGCATATTGAAACCCAACGGCTTGAGCGGCATCTCAAAAGTGGTCAGATAGTGGTGGTGGCCGGGTTTCAGGGCATTACTGCCGATGCTGACTTTGAGGTGACCACCCTTGGCCGTGGCGGTTCTGACACCTCAGCCGTGGCGTTAGCGGCAGCCCTACGAGCCGATTGCTGTGAAATTTATACCGATGTGCCGGGCATTTTAACGACGGATCCACGACTGGTGCCGACGGCACAACTGATGAGTGAAATTACCTGCGATGAGATGCTGGAGTTGGCCAGCCTTGGGGCGAAGGTATTGCATCCGCGGGCGGTGGAAATTGCCCGCAACTACGGGGTTGATTTGGTGGTGCGCTCCAGTTGGAGTGAGGACCCGGGTACGCGGGTGGTGGCTCCGGCGCGATCGCCCCGGCCGGTGGAAAACCTCGAACTGGGTAAACCGGTGGATGGGGTAGCCTTGGATACGGATCAGGCTAAAGTGGCGCTGCTGCGGGTGGCCGATCGCCCCGGGATCGCCGCTCAGCTTTTTGGTGAGTTGGCACGCCAAAACCTTGATGTGGATTTAATTATTCAATCCATCCATGAGGGGCAAACCAACGATATTGCCTTTACAGTACAAAAAGCTGTCCTCAAGCAAGCAGAAGCGGTGGCCACGGCCTTTTATCCGCGCTTGAACCCCCACCAAGTGGCGCACGAGACCGATGTGCTCGTGGATCGCGATATTGCCAAAGTCAGCATTACCGGCGCGGGGATGATTGGTCGCCCGGGCGTGGCAGCGCAAATGTTTTCGGCCTTGGCGGCAGCGGGCATTAACCTGCAAATGATCTCCACCTCAGAAGTAAATGTCAGTTGTACCGTGGCGGCAGCGGATGCGGGGCGCGCCATTGCGGTGCTGGCACAAACCTTTGAGGTGGATGCCGAACCTGCCCTGCCCCAAGAGCCGATTGCCGCACCACCGGTACGGGGGGTGGCACTGGATGCCAAACAGGCGCGGCTGGCGATTCGCGATGTGCCCGATCGCCCCGGAATGGCGGCAGCCATTTTCCAGAGCCTTGCGGATGCCGGTATCAGCGTCGATATGATCATTCAATCCCAGCGATCGCGCTCGTTGGCCGGGGTGATGAGCCGCGATATTGCCTTTACAGTGGCCGCTGCCGATGCCGATCGCGCCGAAGGGTTGCTCCAAGGGCTGCAAGCAAAACTCGGATATACAGACGTTTTAGTGGATCGCGAAATCGCCAAGGTAAGCATTGTCGGTGTTGGCATGATTCACCGTCCGGGCATTGCGGCGCGGATGTTTGCGGCTTTGGCCCACGAAAACATCAACATCCAGATGATTGCCACGTCCGAGATCCGCGTCAGTTGCGTTGTGGCCGCCGCCGAGGGGGTACGTGCCCTCCAAGCCGTACACACCGCCTTTGGCTTAGATGGCGAGGCGCCGATCGCGATTCCCCATGTTGGCAAATAA
- a CDS encoding peptidogalycan biosysnthesis protein, which produces MITLDVIAIHLTTTFFEWEWLHQLEVSGSATPQNGWRPHHLLVWRDTPQGNQEL; this is translated from the coding sequence ATGATCACCCTAGATGTCATTGCCATCCACCTGACAACGACGTTCTTTGAATGGGAGTGGCTCCATCAACTCGAAGTCTCTGGTAGTGCTACGCCCCAAAACGGTTGGCGACCCCACCATTTACTGGTGTGGCGGGATACGCCCCAAGGCAATCAAGAATTATAG